The sequence below is a genomic window from Chthoniobacterales bacterium.
ACGTCGACGACCGCGACAACTGGCGGGTGCATTTCGCGGATACGATGCGCGGCGGCCAATACACGAACAACTGGCGCATGGCCGAACTGCACGCGAAGGAAGCCCCCGACCGCGTGCACGAACTCGAGGCCTGGGGCGCCGTCTTCGACCGCACGAAGGATGGAAAAATTCTCCAGCGCAATTTCGGCGGCCACCGCTACCCGCGGCTTGCACACGTCGGCGACCGCACCGGACTCGAGCTCATCCGCACGCTGCAGGATCACGGCATCCACCAGGGCATCGAGGTCCACATGGAGCAAACCGTCGTCTCATTTCTCAAGGACGGAGACCGCGTCGCCGCGGCCCTCGCCTACGACCGGGAGCGCGGGCGATTTCGCGTCTTCAAGACCCGGGCGATTGTAGTCGCCACCGGCGGACTCGGTCGCGCCTACAAGATCACCAGCAATTCGTGGGAGGGCACGGGCGACGGAGTTTCGCTCGCCTACCACGCGGGCGCGGAACTGCTCGACATGGAGTTCATTCAATTCCACCCGACCGGCATGGTCTGGCCGCCGAGCGTGATGGGCATTCTCGTCACGGAAGGCGTGCGCGGCGAGGGCGGCGTCTTGCGCAACAGCGAGGGCAAACGCTTCATGTTCGACGACATTCCGGACAACTACAAAAGCCAGACTTCCGACAACGAGGAGGAAGGCTGGCGCTATGTCACCGGCGATAAGAACGCGCGCCGGCCGCCGGAGCTTCTCACCCGCGACCACGTCGCCCGCTGCATCATGCGCGAGGTGAAGGCCGGTCGCGGCAGCCCGCACGGCGGCGTGTTTTTGGACATTGCGTGGATCAAGGAGAAGATCGCGAACGCGCCGGAGCACATCAAAAAGAAGCTGCCGAGCATGTATCACCAGTTCATGCAGCTCGCGAACCTCGACATCACGAAAGAGCCGATGGAAGTCGGCCCGACGACGCACTACGCGATGGGCGGCATTCGCGTCGACGGCGACACCCAGATGTCGAATGTGCCAGGGCTTTTCGCAGCCGGCGAATGCGCGGCGGGATTGAACGGCGCAAACCGGCTCGGCGGAAACTCGCTCTCCGACCTGCTCGTCTTCGGCAAGCGCGCCGGCGAATACGCAGCAAAATACGCGAAGGAAAATCCCGAGGCCGCCGTTTCCGATTCCGACATCGAATCGGCCGTGCAGGAAGCGCTGGCGCCCTTCGAGCGC
It includes:
- a CDS encoding fumarate reductase/succinate dehydrogenase flavoprotein subunit, which produces MSNYETHEYDVLVIGAGGAGLRAAIEASAAGAKVGLICKSLLGKAHTVMAEGGMAAAMGNVDDRDNWRVHFADTMRGGQYTNNWRMAELHAKEAPDRVHELEAWGAVFDRTKDGKILQRNFGGHRYPRLAHVGDRTGLELIRTLQDHGIHQGIEVHMEQTVVSFLKDGDRVAAALAYDRERGRFRVFKTRAIVVATGGLGRAYKITSNSWEGTGDGVSLAYHAGAELLDMEFIQFHPTGMVWPPSVMGILVTEGVRGEGGVLRNSEGKRFMFDDIPDNYKSQTSDNEEEGWRYVTGDKNARRPPELLTRDHVARCIMREVKAGRGSPHGGVFLDIAWIKEKIANAPEHIKKKLPSMYHQFMQLANLDITKEPMEVGPTTHYAMGGIRVDGDTQMSNVPGLFAAGECAAGLNGANRLGGNSLSDLLVFGKRAGEYAAKYAKENPEAAVSDSDIESAVQEALAPFERGAKHGGSAGGPYQVQQVLQGLMQNFVGIVRREDEMAQALNMIGELWTQAGEVAVYGHREYNPGWHTALDLKHLLTVSEAITRSALERKESRGGHFREDYEAKDPVFGAVNMVTWKGADGTMNLRREPIPAMPEHLKQIIEEMK